GCAGTTTTTATTCTTTTTTCTAATACATTAAATGCTCGTTCTAATTCAATCTCTATGATAGATACTTTATTAGAATTTCTACTATTCTTTGAATAATCCATAGATTTCATAGTGTCCTGCATTTCAATATTACACTCTTTTATATCTTGCTTTAAAACTTTTATTCTATTATCAATTCTTGATAATCTGTTCTTTAATCTATTAATCTTATTTTTCTTTTCATAGTGACTATATAATATTTCTTCAATTTTTCTATACATAACTTCCTCCCCCATGTTTCTAATAAATGAAAATAGACACTCCTAGTAATTCTAAGAGTGTCCGCTGGACGTCCAGTAGGACCTTAATATGCTTTTTTTCTATCTCTAAGTTTATAATTCATTTGTAATGTGCCATTGTGGTTACTAATCTCAATATCTATATAATCTAATTTACCTTGTGTTTGTGCTATGTTTAATACATTGTCAATAAAATTATTTATTTTATTTTCTAGTGCTCCTTTTTTCTTTATAGATGTAACCATAAATGTAACCTCCTTAAATGCTTTTTTTGAATCTGATATACTCTATATATTCTATTACTTCTTTTTGTTCATCTTGAGAAAGTGTTGATATATCAATACTTGTAACTTTCTCTTCATCATTACCATTACTATTATTATTCTTTTTTTCATCTATATACTTTATAAGCGTTGCTGTAAATGAGCCTGTGAATATTACTCCTATTAATGCTAGTACTCCACAAATTATTTTTCCTGCCATTGACATCTGTTCGACCCCCTCATAACCAAACAGTGTCACACTTGTAAAACTCAACCATACAGCATCATTATAAGTTTTTATTATGTCGCCTTTTTCTACTGCATAGATTACTATAGAGCCTACGAAAACAATTGCAATAGTAATATATATCATATATTTAAATCCATTAGTATTTAAGAATTTTTTTGTGTTTTTATGAAACTTCTTTGTATAGTTAAGTATTCTTAATAGCTTAGTTGCTTTTGTTATTTTTATTATTTTTACAAGCTTTAGTAACTTTACAACTCTAAAAGCTCTAAATAATGAATTGAATGGAATGATCGCTATTAGATCTAATACATTACTCTTTATAAATTTAAGTTTATTCTCTGATACAATGAGTCTGCCAATATAATCTATTGCAAATATTATCAAAATCATATCATTAAGCTTTTCCATTTTATCTAACACCGTTGTAACCACAGCTACTAAAGCTAAAATTGTAATGAATATTTCATAATAAACTAATGATTTTCTATTGTGATTTTGTGTTGTTCTATTACAATATGCGTTCACGCTTGCTTAATCTCCCTTCTTTATCTACTATAACTGTTGGTTCGGTACATAAAACTACTGATCCGCACTTTTCACATTTTGCAACATTCCTTATTGACCAAGCTCGAAAACCGCAATTAACACATTCGTATTCTTTTAATTTACTCATTGTTTTCCCCCTTTAATAGCTTTATCCCTATTAAAACAATATCTTTATCAGTCATGTTGTTTTTGTTAGCTAATTCTCTTATAGATTCTCTTAACCCCTGTTCAAAATTCATGCTGCTTTAACCTTTTTTTCGATTTTTACAAGACCTGTTTCAATATCTTTTATTAAGAAACATTCTTTGTACTGCTTAAATTGGACGATTACAAATTTATCTGTAATCCCTGCTATAGTTCCTTTTTTAGTAGTGTTTTTCTTTTTGTATTTATATTTATATATCACTGAAACTTTCTCACCTTGTTTATATTCCATCAGTTTATACCCCCTGCAACTGTGTATAGTTGTTCTTTTGTTTCTTTAGGTAATATCTCACCTATACTACATATTGATTTTTTGTTGTATTCAATATTTCTATATTCTTGCATTGCTATAGATGTTAGTCTTGAAAATTCTTCTTGATCACCGTTTAAGTGTCTTATTATTCCCCTGAATGCATAAGCAGCTACTTCTATACTCATTTTTCCATCCCCTTTAAACATTTTTAATCTAGGTATTTCGATACTTTTTTTATAAATGTTTCAAACTTAAGATTTACTATGTGTATAGCAATAAATCCTAACCTTATACCTTTCATGCCTTTGCTCTGATCTATTCCTAGCGTGAACTCGTTATCTATTTCAATAACTATGAACATATTTACCTCCTGATTTTTTTCTATCACTTATCTTCTGTTGTACATCTGCAATAACTATCCCAACACGTGTTAAATCTGCATTTTTTTGTATTAACTTGTTTCTGTTTAGTATTAATAACTGTTGTCTAGATACAAGAATTAGATTATTTATGTCAAAATTGCGTTTATCTCTATCACCAAATATAACAACATGATTATCTGGTACAGGTCCATTTTGTTTTTCCCATATTAATTGTTGTTTTAATCTCCATTTATTAGGCTCTGCTACTTTAACTTCTGTATATCCATCTACTGTTATTCTTTCAAAGCCTATTGGTCTATAGTTATAAGGTTTATGCCCTTTTTTAAACTGTGTAGTCTTTCCGCCAATATTGATACCTTTTTTCCCTTTATTGAATGGGGTATGTCCTTTTTTAAATCTACCATCTAATCCACTGCTTAAAGAGTGGTTTTTCTTATGTGCTCTTATTTGAGATATATCTAAATTTAAGTTGAATTGCTTATTAAACATTTCTGTTAATTTTTTATTTCCATTACCTTTTACATTGTCAGCAATAAACTTTTTTTCTTCTTTTGTGTAGCTGTGAAACATATTTAGGCCTCCAGCATTTTTGGTAATTTAGCATTAGCGTCCATTTTATCATCCATCATTTTTTTAGCTTCCAAGACTAAAAATCCGTTTGATATTATTTGTTTAGCAACTTTATTTATCGCTTTAGCTCTTGTTATTTCTTCCTGGAGTTTTTCTCCCTTTATTTCTTCATCCCCTAATCTTTCAAGTTGTGCAAAAAGATGATTATTTAGATCTCCAAGGGTATTCTGCATGTCCCATCCCTCCTATTTTTTTTATTATTCTTCTTTAATTATTTTTATTTCTGATTTAATAATATCTATTTTGTCATTAAGCTTATTTATTGATTTTTCTATTTTTTTGATTTTGTTTTCTAATAAACTAAGTCTTATATTTTTTGTATCTTTTCCGTATGGTAATTTATCCAAGCAATCTTCATGGTAAAATGTATCTTTAAATATAGGTTTTTCATCTTCCCATATCAGTTCTTTACATATTGGGCATATTCCTAATATGCATCCACTTGGCATGTTCTCACCTCGTTAAATGTTTAATAACCTTCAAACTCAGGAAGATTATTAAATTCTTCTTCGTTCATTCCTCCAATTTCTAAAGAATACTCTTTAGCATGGTATGGTTCGTTTTCTAAATCTCCCTCTGTTAATTCATTGATTTCTTTTTCATATTTGTGATATTCTTCTTCTGTAAATTCTTCACTATATTTAATGTTACATAACAGCATATCTTTTGCACCTCTTAATGCATTAAAAGTGCACCGATTACCATCGTAACAAGTTTCATAAATTCTCATATTTATCCTCCTGATTTAATTATTTATCCACCAATTTATATCTAA
The sequence above is a segment of the Abyssisolibacter fermentans genome. Coding sequences within it:
- a CDS encoding ion transporter, giving the protein MNAYCNRTTQNHNRKSLVYYEIFITILALVAVVTTVLDKMEKLNDMILIIFAIDYIGRLIVSENKLKFIKSNVLDLIAIIPFNSLFRAFRVVKLLKLVKIIKITKATKLLRILNYTKKFHKNTKKFLNTNGFKYMIYITIAIVFVGSIVIYAVEKGDIIKTYNDAVWLSFTSVTLFGYEGVEQMSMAGKIICGVLALIGVIFTGSFTATLIKYIDEKKNNNSNGNDEEKVTSIDISTLSQDEQKEVIEYIEYIRFKKSI
- a CDS encoding DUF7129 domain-containing putative zinc-binding protein — encoded protein: MSKLKEYECVNCGFRAWSIRNVAKCEKCGSVVLCTEPTVIVDKEGRLSKRERIL
- a CDS encoding HNH endonuclease signature motif containing protein, whose amino-acid sequence is MFHSYTKEEKKFIADNVKGNGNKKLTEMFNKQFNLNLDISQIRAHKKNHSLSSGLDGRFKKGHTPFNKGKKGINIGGKTTQFKKGHKPYNYRPIGFERITVDGYTEVKVAEPNKWRLKQQLIWEKQNGPVPDNHVVIFGDRDKRNFDINNLILVSRQQLLILNRNKLIQKNADLTRVGIVIADVQQKISDRKKSGGKYVHSY